GGGGTAATAGTTGTGCTTCTCGTTTTCATGCTGAATTAACAGATTGTTCATAGGTATAACAATCACAATCCGGTAAATGGACATATTTACCGGAAATTTTCAGCATGAATTTGAAAATCAACCATTAAGGAACCCAGGCAGGCCTGCCCGGGTCCCTGATTTTCTCATAGCAGGTTATTATAATCCCTGTGCTGCATTGATAATGACTTCCGCCACCTTTTCAGGTTGGGAAACCATTGGCACGTGACTGGATTTCAGTTCAGTAGTTTTCGCTTTTATCATTTTTGCTTCAGCCCTGGCAAGATCAACCGGTACCATATGATCTTCTGTGCCAATGATGAACCAGGATGGTTTATCTTTCCAGGCAGCGGTTGAAATTTTGGTAACTGTGGCTTTCCCTGCCCAGGGAGTTTGTGTGGCAACCAGTATCTGCCTTTCTTTGGCGGGCAGGTCCTGCGCAAAATATTCATTGATGCCTTTTGGTGACAGGCTCAGGAAGCCAGATGCATCCTGCCTGAACTCTCCGCTACCGGGTGCAGCAGGGAATGCAGATGTTACATCCACAACCGTTTGCCCATTGTTAGGAACCAGTGCGGCAACATATACCAGGCCAACCACCCTGGGATCGTTGCCTGCTTCTGTGATCACCATACCTCCGTAAGAGTGCCCTACGAGCAAAACGGGGCCGTCCATTAAAGCAATGGCCCTTTTAGTTGCCGCTACATCTTCTTCCAGGGAAATGAGCGGATTTTGTACTGCAATAACATTCAATCCTTTGGCTTGCAGGCGGGGAATGATCTTTGACCAGCTGGAACCATCCGCAAAAGCACCATGTACCAGTACTACGTTTTTAACTTGTGCTTCAGCAGGGTTGGACGTAATAGAAGCTGCTGCAATCATAGTTGTAGCAACGATTTGTTTGATAGTGGACATAAAAGTGTTTTTTTAAAGTTTTAAAAGTCATTAATCGTTCAGTGATTTTTTAATAACCGCAGCTGCCTGTAAGAGTGCTGTTTTAACCGCCGGTACTTCTGCAAGTGCATTCAATAATCCGTAATCGTGGATCAAGCCGGCATACCGGGTAAGCGTTACAGGCACACCTGCTTCATCCAGTTTACGCGCATATGCTTCTCCTTCATCCCGGAGAACATCATTTTCTGCTGTCTGGATCAGCGCAGGGGGTAAGCCTTTTAATTGACTAAGAGAAGCTTTTAAAGGAGAGGCATAAATTTCATTCCGCTTTTTCTTTTGCGGTAAATAATTGTCCCAGAACCATTCCATCATTTTTTTGGTGAGGAATCTGCCTTTTGCCATCTCATTATAGGAAGCTGTTTCAAAATTGGCGTCAGTAACAGGCCACAACATCACCTGGAGTTTTATTTCCGGGCCACCTTTGTCTTTTGCCATCAGGGCAACTGATGCCGTCATATTGCCACCAACACTGTTACCCACTACCGCCAGTTTTTTACCATTCACGCCTATGGAGTCGCCATGTTCTGCGACCCACTTTGTAGTAGCATAGATCTGGTTGATCGCTACGGGATATTTTGCTTCGGGAGATGGGGTGTAATCAGGGAAAACTGCTACCGCACCACTTGCTACAACCAGGTCCCTTACCAGCCTGCGGTGTGTGGGATAATCGCCCAATACCCATCCGCCACCATGTATATATATGAACACAGGAGCATCCGGTTTAGCATGTATAGGTTTTACAATGTGGAGTTTCACAAATTCACCATCCTGCGTGATGATCTTTTCTGATTCCTGGATGTCTGAATAATCAAAAGTAACTGAGCTTTGGGCGTTTGATAATACATCCCTTGCGTCTTTAGGGCTTAGCTTTTCGATAGGCTTACCATCTCCGGCATTCAGTTGTTTTAAAAAACTCCTCACCTGCAAAAAGATCTGTTCATCGTTTTCTGCTTTTGCCGGCTTTTTGGATTGTGCCATAATAGTTGTGTTTAGTTGAATAAATAAGAATATAAAGGCCAGATATGCTTTCATATAATAGTTTGTAAGTACGTGTCAGTAATTGCAAGTGGCGCGCCATTGTTGCAATAAATTG
This DNA window, taken from Chitinophaga niabensis, encodes the following:
- a CDS encoding alpha/beta fold hydrolase, with translation MSTIKQIVATTMIAAASITSNPAEAQVKNVVLVHGAFADGSSWSKIIPRLQAKGLNVIAVQNPLISLEEDVAATKRAIALMDGPVLLVGHSYGGMVITEAGNDPRVVGLVYVAALVPNNGQTVVDVTSAFPAAPGSGEFRQDASGFLSLSPKGINEYFAQDLPAKERQILVATQTPWAGKATVTKISTAAWKDKPSWFIIGTEDHMVPVDLARAEAKMIKAKTTELKSSHVPMVSQPEKVAEVIINAAQGL
- a CDS encoding alpha/beta hydrolase, giving the protein MAQSKKPAKAENDEQIFLQVRSFLKQLNAGDGKPIEKLSPKDARDVLSNAQSSVTFDYSDIQESEKIITQDGEFVKLHIVKPIHAKPDAPVFIYIHGGGWVLGDYPTHRRLVRDLVVASGAVAVFPDYTPSPEAKYPVAINQIYATTKWVAEHGDSIGVNGKKLAVVGNSVGGNMTASVALMAKDKGGPEIKLQVMLWPVTDANFETASYNEMAKGRFLTKKMMEWFWDNYLPQKKKRNEIYASPLKASLSQLKGLPPALIQTAENDVLRDEGEAYARKLDEAGVPVTLTRYAGLIHDYGLLNALAEVPAVKTALLQAAAVIKKSLND